Genomic DNA from Haemorhous mexicanus isolate bHaeMex1 chromosome 20, bHaeMex1.pri, whole genome shotgun sequence:
CAGATATATTCCAATGTGCAGCAGTACGAAAATACCAAATACCTAGATCCTGTTTGTTGGCAAAAAATAAAGTGCATTAAATACATAAGAAGCTGAAGTAATGTGCCTTTTACTAATATGGGTACAGGCAacagagaaaatacatttctatacagagatttctttctttttctgtaccTCCTGAAGTGTAAAGAGTATTTTAAAGCCCACTGTTAAATCCTTGAGGATTCTGTTCTATCTAGCTAGACGTTGGCTTTGGTACATATACTTAGTTGGGATACAGAGTCAAAAGATGACTTCTCTATATTCATGTAATTGTTTATACCTTCTCACAAAGATGGTTGGTCTCCCATTTGGGGCTGAAACACCAGTGGTTCAGAGTTTAGTGCAGAATTGTGGCCTTCTTGTGCTGTGCCAGTTGTGGTAGTGGTGGCCTGTGCCACAGCCTTGTACGTCGGTAAATCCCTTTCGGAAGTTCACCCGAGTGTAAACCAAACATGCACAGTGGCTGCAGCATGGAAAAGGGATTGATTTGCACTTGTTaactccagcccagcagcccatTCTTGGCTCTGCTCTGTCACAGTGCCTCCTGTCAGCTGCTGCACACATACCCTGCAGTGATGGCTCCCATCATGTGTCACTCCTCTGAAATGCCTCTGTGCTTGCTCATAAACACACCCTTGGCATCATGTTCACATCTACTAAAATAAACTGCACACAGTGCAGGGAGTCAGGCACACAGATCCTTCAAGTAAGGATTGGGATTTGATCATCTCCTGGAGCTCCCATGCTCTGCAAGAACCATTCATctgcaaaaagcagaagagtAGAAACCACAGGGAGTGGAGAGGGAGCATGTTGAGCAGAGAATGATCAAAATAAGCCATAGGATTGGtgagtttttcccttttgccaTAATCTTCTGTTTACAAGGAGTATTCCACAtgatctgttttcttctttggcAATTTCCCATCATCATATCACCAATGAAATGACACCAGGGGCAGCTGTTACCAGCTGTACTCAGAGCCTCAGCTGGCACATCTGGATGAGAGGGTCCACCATTTGTTCTTTCCAGCAGATATCTCAGCTAAACGTGTCTCCTGGAGCAAGTTTGGCCTTGATCCACGATGACCTGAGCAACTGGACCTCCCAGTGGTGTCAGTGGGGCTTGCTAATGCCCAGTACCATCCTTCTGGTGAGGAGAGCAGGCAGTGCCTCGTGTGTGGCTGTGTGCATGGCCTCTGCTTTGCTCCGTGGCTCTGTGTGCCAAGGGGAATCGTcagctggcccagctgcagggctgtctTTGGGAAAGCTCTCTCTTTTCTCAGCAATCTGTGTCCAtgccctcccatcccatcccagcccagaagAGGGACACAGTGATGGTAAAGGAGCTTTACCTTTCTGGTCACAGTAGTGGCTGTCACAGAGAGAAGGAATTCCATGCTGTGATTTCTGGTCCTTTGAGTCATGTTAATTAATATTGTTATTGCCATTTTCAGCAGGCTAGTGTGGAAAGTCATTCCCATAGCACTGAATCCTGATGTCCATGTGTGTCCTTGATAGCAGGTTGTGTCACTTCATGAATGGGCAGCTGGGCTGACTTGGCTCTTGCGTCTGGGATCAGGGCGTCcatcacagccacagcagctgcagcagcagcaactgcAGGCAATGATCATGAGCACCAGCACAGTAActgcagagagaaacaaagGATTATTGCTTCATAGCATAGGTACAATCCCTGCAGAGTAACCCTGTGTCTCCTCCAAGTTGTTTTGTGAGCAACAAAATGAGCAAAGCCTGGtttcttgagattttttttgccCTATATCCCCATCTTCCTCCTCCTAAGTTCCTCCTCCTTTGTATTGGTTTTCCATTTAATCTGGACAATCATTACCAGGCATTTCAAGACCTTAAGAGCTACATTCCAAACcatgtgagggtttttttacccACTTAATGGGCTGTTGTTAGGGAGCTGACATGCAGTACCTAAGCACAGCCATGTGcctggaaaggaagaaaatccaGCTTTGGATTTTTGAGTAACCAGATTTGAGGGAGTTTGGTTGCTCAAAGTGgcagttttatttctgaagagTGAGTTCAGCATACTCTTTAAGCATAGAGATGCATGACTGGGTTGGCTTTACTCTTCTGTATTTAGCTTGAAAAAATAAGATATTTCAAATGCAGGGGTTCATTTCACAGAACAGTGGGCTAGCACTGACTGTCCTCTACTCTAGCCAGGATGGCTGGTGTTGGCAGGGATGTGTTAGTTTATCTGGAGTAGAAAAGGATTACATGTTCCATCCTGCAGAACATGTAAGAGTGTGAGCatgcctctgtgtgtgcatgtgttccTTTAAAGCCTGGACCTGGGCTGCCAGGTAACCTGACCTGTGGGGAACCAGCTGTAGGGATGAACCAAATAAAGCAGCAGGTGTGACATTGTGAAttccagcccagggaggagtGTCCAAGTGTCCACACCCTTCCTTTTGGCCAGGAGCAAGCCCTGTCTTTGAGGAGCAGGGCCTGTCTTCCTTTCTGCTTATTTTCCCATTGTGTAAACAAACTTCACCCTCCTTGATCCAACAGTTCTTGATTCAGTTGTTATTCCTTCCATGCCATccccacacagagcagcaggagggatcTTGCCAGAGGAGAATAAATAGACTCATCTGAAGTATATTTGCCTTCCACTGAGCCAATACAAGAATGACACTCAGAGCCCCTCTTAAGTGTCTTCTGTGGCAGGGAGATGCTCCAGTACCATTTGTCATAAACTATCTCCTATGCATCAAAACATTACAGCAGCTCTATGTCGGTTAAAATACTGCTGATTTAACTAATGTTTAAAATGGAAGCTTTGGGGAAAGCTGTACTGTTTCCTGTCATGCCCTGCAACCATGTAGAGGTACACACTGAGTGTTAAAAATTACCTAGGAATTAACCTGGGCCTCAGAGCACAGCCTAGAAAACAACAGCCAACACCACCAACCCACCTACACAGCCTGTGGAGCAAGTTACCCCCATaggagaagagagaaattcTGACACCCCTTTGCCTCCACCCACAAACTCACCAATAAACAGAAGAACCACAGAAAAGCTGACAATCTCCACTGGCTCAGCCTTGGGCAGTTTCTGGAGCTTAAGGAGAAACTTCTCACCAATGGCTTGAACTTCCTTCAAAAAGCTTTCAGAAGACATTCTGTCACAACCTCTCCAGGCTTTGTGCTGCAGGAGAACCAAACAGAGAATAAACCTTTTCACTGACTAATGCTAGGGAGCTGCCAGTCTTCTTATACAGCCAGTGATCACAAGGAAAACAAGTTTATCTGGTCTCAGTCCTTGTTCCCAGTAGCTAAGGTGGAGGACTATTAATTGTCTACGTGTTCTGGCActgttttaatttcaaaatccaGCTTCACGGGTGTTTTTGTCAACTACACTGTTAAGCAGAGTCCAAACTGTTTTTTCTACAAGGACACTTCTTCCAGCAGGCACTGAGTTAGACTGGACAGTGCCTGCTCTTGGTTCTCAGCCaataaaagcactttttttttccagttgtgcTAACTTGTCCTTCCAGAAACAAATGCAGTTCTAACCCAACTTGAATGCTGAACTCCACTGTACATAGTCTTCAGTTGTTTGTTACCAAGTAGCACAAAGTAGACTCCCTTGAAGGCTTTTTGCACTTTGAGATACAGAACCCCCCTTCAAAAAAGTGGATTTACCTcaaaataccttaaaaaaaggcatttacCTCAACACCTCAATACAATGGGTATTAATAGTGTTGTATTAACCAGTTTTACTGCATGTGATACTAAAAGTTAAAGTCTGCATCCACTAGAGACAGCTGGATGCTTTTCAATTCTTACAGATGAATGCAATTTTATAAAGAAAGCTAAAtttagttggtttttttattttattttaagccaCAGAGCAATATATTAATTGAACAGTGGATTCCACCCATCACTGCTGATAATGAGCAGAGCAAAAGCCCCTGGATCTGTCAGGGAGATATCTCCCCTGTGGAGCTaatccctcctgccctgctcagtaATCTCAGGCCTTCTTTATTCCCAGAGTGGTGATCAGGAGCTCTTGTTACTGGAAATAGTATTAGTCTAGTTAAAGTTAAATGCCTCAGTTTTGTCACCAATATTTGCTGTACTTTTACCCCAAGAGCAAGATTTTAGGAGGCATTGCAACAAACTAGCTGCCATGAGACCTATGGATCTTCAAATTTTGCTTCAGTCAGGAATTGGAATTGGATATTTTTGAGAAATACCCATAGTTCCACCTAAAACAAATGTTTGGAGACGTCAACACTTGAATGGGTTATAACtcttatttcattattatatCAAAATGTACTGGTTTGTGTGTGTTGTAACAGGCAACACTGGGGTTTGGGACTTGAACATTGCAATTTAAGATCCTGATCTTGGTGATAACACAAAGCCAAGTGACCAAGACAGCACTTCCAGAACAAACCAGCTAGCTCCTTATTGCACATCTGGCTTGGTTACTCAAACAAATGGATGCTTGGAGTTCAGTTTTTCTAAACACACTGAGGACAGAGAGACCTTGGCTGTTTCTTTGCATGCTGGGCTTAAGTACTACAGTGCCAAGTTAAATTAGTTTTGTATGTTATTGCAATTCAAAAAgggttttctttgttcttttaaatCCAAGCTAAGGAATAAAAATCGGAACCAGCTGGTTTCTTAGAAGTGGGGGTGGATGGAAAATCCACATCCACAGAAAGATCATCATGCAACTTaggaaggaggcagagctgtggtcTTTTGACCTGAAAAGGTCACCTTTTGAGACTAGGGTTAAATACTTCTTTCCAGATGATTGCATACCCCAAGTGAGCTTCTCCAGAAACAGCTGCTTTATCCTTAGTTCTGCAGGATTCTGTGTCAACAggttttcaattttgtttccattcTAAGAGATGGTGGATGAGGCAGAGGTGAAGtgatttgtgttttctgttcttggctctagaagaaaaaaattcaaaaaataaaatttctggcTTTAACATTGTGAAAATGTTTGTTCCCTTTGGAGGTGTTTCTGCCGGTCCAGAAGCTCTCCTCATAATGAATTTGCTGTAAACTTCCATGCCATGCTTTGGATTGCACCAGAAGCAACAGGTATAAGAGCCAGGCTTGTGAAATTTGGTTATACAGGgtaaaattactgagttctaCTGATTGTAGAAGTCCATGTGGATTAGCAAAGTGCTTAGTCAAAAATAATAAAGCCTGTCACTGTGATGGACGTTCCACTCTGCCCATGGTAACTATCTGGAGCTGAGTGAAGGAGTTTTTATTCTAAAGCTTGCAAGGAATGTTGCTTGTTTACCTTGGTCTGAATAACATCAGGGACCAAGTTTGATGGTGGTGGTGCAGTCTCCAACCTACCCGTGAGGAAGCAAATGTTTTTCTGATTGACTGCACTTTCTGCTGCTTCAAGGACTCTGCTTTGGGATTTCTACTTCTGCACCAAGGTAAAAGGgtgaagaataaaataatccttaaaggaaaaaagtaaaactcCTCCAAGAAAGCCAGTTACATTAATGGACTTTTGTATGTTCCATTCTACTTGTGATGTAAAGTCTTTCTTCAGGACTAGTTTTGATGTGACCTTTTCCCACTTGATTTCAGTGGAACCAAGATTTTACCCTTGAGATTAGCAGAAGGGTAAGGATAGTGTGATTTAAACCAGTTGTCTTATGCATCTGCCTAATTTACAACACAAAGGTGATGACTTACAATAACAGAGTGGAGCTGTGAGAAttaattccttttgttttattataCTGTGTTCAAATAAGCTTCCAGTCACCAACAGGAGTAAAGGGCAGGTGGTGCAGGATATTCAGTTGAAACAGTAACTCTGATGATTATTATTAAAACGGGGAGGTCTTAAGAGGTTTGAAAGTTAAGGTTGTGGGCCTTAACTGACAGTTTACTTTCTGGGCCTGGAGTGCTGTTTTAGAGCCTGGAAGAGCCACTCAAGTTAGTACCTCAGAGATTCTCGGGAGTCTGAAGCAAATATAATTATCTGCCAGTGTTTCCCTCAGTTGGGAATTTCTTCTTGCTCATCACTGTCCTTCCTCAAAACTTCACCCACTGAGGATGGGAAccctccagagcagaggagacTTGGCTGtagggcagcagagctgatgtAACTCATCCATATCATGGAAAAAGTCTTGAATGACCACAGTGCAATGTGGTCTTCATAACACATTGTCAGACTGATGTCAGGAAATTCTGCTCCACAGCTGTAGTCAAGCTCAAATGAAGTGAAAATCAGATGAAGAGAGGCAAGATAAGAACtcaaatagaaaagaaagtaacACAATGTCTTGTCACAGGCAGTTTGTGacatcctgctgggatggggtgcCAGCCTGAAATTCATGGCTTTGAATTAAGAAATAACTCAGTGATGCCAGTGGAACTAGATCATCAAATCTTTCTGCCCTCCTCTAATATTGCAAGGCCCAGCAGAGGGAGggaataaaacaaataatttaatttgggtttatttggttttgatggggaaaaaaaaggcccaTTCTGCCATGTGCCATGAGTTATTAGCCTTGCTTGAAAggacagagcacagaaatgATGCAGGGGAatggcaaacagcagcagatgtgctgctcagctgccagGATTACATGACCCTGGAAACCTGAAGTACATGTCCCGTGTTTAGGACTTACATAGGTTTAGATTCCCAGAAAGCACTAATGCAGATTCATCTTGCTGTGCCCACTGAAGAAAGCTGTGAAAATTGCCATAATAGCACTGAAATTATCTTTCTGAGTTGTTTTAATGGACTCATGCCATGCTGAAGCACTCAAAGAAGTTGGCTGCTCAGCCCCTTGGAGAATAAAGCCATTAAAAAGCCTCAATCTAGACATTCAAGAGAAAAGCCTCCATCAAGGTTCCTTTCTGCTGTGAACTGGCTGCATATGGAGGCttctttttccaagaaaaagagCTTTGAGATGACCATGTACAGTAGGGTCTCACATCCTTGTGTCTGCCTGAATGAAGCTGGTGAGGCTGCTGTGAGTCTTTTGGAATTGCTGTACATTTTAGTTTTGCATTTTTGCTgtacatttggggttttttggtctGTATTGATCTGTGTGTGGACACAGCTGCATCCACAGGTAAACTGTAGGGAGTCGGTGAGCTGAAATTTACTGCTGAGAATGAGACACTTGTTTACACATAGCCCTGGGGGTATTTGAGCAGCCTTTTTTAGTGCAAAAAGCACTAACTTAAGTTTGTGGTTTAGCCCCAGGACTAGAAGTTAGTAAATACAGGCAGTCTCCCTGGCCTGCCAGTGATGCTCCCTGGTTGTGACTTGGGGTAAGTCATCACGTCCCACTGCTGGGTGACTTCATCTCTGCAAGACAGTGGAACATGGAACCACATCAGAGCTTTGTTAATTGTTGTGTGTCCAAGTTTCCAGCATGCTTGGAAATCTTTAGATAGAAAGGCAACAAGTCCCTGGTTTTGCTGCAGTTAAAACTGAACTGGCCATTGTTTTGCTCAGTACTTTGAATACTTTGTTCACTGAGCCTGTTGAGGATGGATATAGATGAAAGTGTGCTTTCCACTGTTGTTTGCTCCTAACCCAACCATGCTCTTCATATTGTTCTTGCCATAATCCTCATCTATTAGTTTTACTGTGCTTGCATGTGTTTGTTGCTCTAGTAACCTAAAAGTGGAGCTAAAGCtttggaaaagggaattttgggaggaacAAGAAGCTGTCAATGCCTCTAGTCCTAATGCAGCAAGTCCCAGTGATGGTGAATTGGCTCTCCtccactgcccacagcaggatGGCTCCAGAGACTTTACAAAGCAGAACTTTCCTGATGTCCCCATCAAGTAGAATGCCAGGGCAACATTTTCATTGCAGCCTTGGCTTTTCCTTAAGATTGGGACTTTGAAGAAGCAAATGTTGTGTTGTTCTTACTCAGACTAGTCCAAAAAATTGGTTGAAATTGGACCTGTACAGGGATGGGAAGCCTGTATGGATTGTGGGGGCTTATCTGATAGGAAATCTGACAAGGCAAGCCCAACCTCATGGAAGGAGGGTGCTGAGCAGCCAAAGGGGAGGGGATGCTTTTTATTCTGGTCTGAAACTCTAAAATAAGCTCTGACTGTACTTGGccactttttaaagaaaatgaaggcTTGGCCAGTTTCAAAACATACCAGCTTTGTTCTTGGTCCCTGAAATGTCCTTCTGATTTTATATGGATAAGGTCTGCAGTGCTTCCTGTTCTCAAACAATGCTGGGTTGCTAGGTGTGCCTACAGTGTGGATGCATTTTGGTGTAACGTGTCATAATTCCTGCATGATTGTTTATTGTTCTAAGCTTTTAGTGTACTGCTGAGATGAAAAGGTCCATAGAAATGCACTTGTATTATTAGTGCATGGTTTTCCCTCATCATTGTTAATGCAGATTTTGCTGCCATGACTGTAGTTGACCAGCCATGTCAATCTTAACTATAGTTCAGACAAGCCCATTTTCTTAAAACAGGAGTGCACAGAGCCAGACAGACCTATAATTCATTCCCAAGCAGATGAAAATAGTTTCCAGTATCAAGAGAATTCAGCCCTTGAACAGCACACACCCAAACTGGTAAACTGTAGCTCAATGCCATGGGAGAAAAGCTGGGACTTTGTCAGTTGGTTTGGAGCAGAAGGCCACACATTCCTGAGATTTTAAAGCTGCCCTGCCTGGGTCACCCTTTGGCTGGAATACCCTGTCATCTCCACCACCCACTATTTGGAGATGGGTTTTGAGGCAGCACTGTAAATGTGCCTTCTCTTCCCTACAACCTAATATTAGATTAATGTAAAAAGGCACTGAATTCCTACTTTCAGTAGCAGAGGTACCCACTGGGGCACTGAGCTGGGAGTCTTTACACCTCTGCAGATCACCCTGGTTTTCTCCAGTTCATTCCACAAACACGTCCACAAAACCTCATGAGATAATTCCTCACTACTAGAAATTTTTTAAGTGGGGGAACCAAAACACTGAGCCATccagtgaaaggaaaaggtcaattttaaaaataaacctgtaGCTCTTCTACAAGAGAACTTTTTTTAGGGCTGGTGATGCTTGAATCTAGCCTGAAAGTCTATTCTGATATTAGCAAAATatccatttcccaggaatctGACTGAGAGGTAGCTGTGTGCCTGTGAAAGCCTTTTAGTGACTTCACAAACATAGTGGGATCTATCAGTAGTTGGTGCTTGAGGTCCAGCATCTGGAGGCCCTGAGAGTGCTGGAAACCTCTCCACCTTTTAACAGCCACCTCTGTGCCCTGTTCTTGATCTCACATCTACAAGTCTTCTAAATTACATGCATTTTTGAGCTTTTTGAAATATCCTGGACTAATCCTAGTAAAAGTGCCACTGGGGTGGAAGAGCTCAAAAATCAaaatctgcagcagctgctgcttagGAGGAATTGTTTGGAAgctcagcagctgtggctgcgTGGGGCAGAGCTTGCATGGAGATGTtgggtggctgctgctcctggcccctCACAGTCCCTGCTGGCCAGTGGGTGCCTCTGGCCCACTCCAGGCTCTGTGCTCGGGGCTTGTCTTACAGAGAGGAGCCACTCTGTCAAACTTGGATTATTTTGTACCTTCATTCCCACACCCACTGTTGCAGTTAAGCTGAGGCCCGTGCACTGTGACAGCTGTAACACAAGCCATGTCCTGCTGTTTTTATCCAGACATGTGTTTCACATTGCTGTGCCTCTCCCCCCACACATGAACAGCATGGCTGCAGCTGGACAAGCCCCCAGCCAAACCCATTAAGATTTTCTTTTGGCCAGGGAAACTTGGCATGTTTCtccacctccttccctcccctgcccttctCCCCTCACTCCTCcctccttatttttttctttgttgtttcaCATGCTTTATTTAAGAAACTCTCTTAACTGAAACAACCAACCTACAGAGACTATCCATTAGCAGtcttccctccatccccttGAGCCttagggccaggctggaggcgTGTGGGTCTGAACTACTACCTCTCTAACTCAGGCAGTTCCAATTCCATGTTTGTACAACACTAGGTCAGAAAGACCTGCCCTCCATTCCTCGTTAATGGAAATAGAGAGAAGTGGAAATACCTGATCCTTAACATTCCTCCCTACAGGCATGTGTAGGATTGGGAAGACCTTTTTCTTTGAGAACTGGCTTTCTGCTCGTTTGTAAACAGCTGACTGCCCATGAACCTcctggcagaggctgaggggtcccagctcagtgctgggagctACAGCAGCTTCCAAACAGAGAAGTCAGCTTCAGATAGCAGAAAATGGGGATTTATAAGGCCGGTCTCCACCACCAGCCCCTTTTCCCTTACCCAACAGCAAAACGGAGATGGGAGCACAGGTGGGACACCTCTGTGAAGCCAAAGCTCGGACACAATGACCTAAAATGcctttttcaacctaaatgattctgttgTATAATTTCATGTATTTAGGCGATCCTTTtactcttccttcccttctcacTGCATTCAAACTTGACGGTGTGCTTACTGTAAGCCATGAGCTGTGTATGTGCATGAACGTGCCTCTCAGAGCAGCGGGTTCTCGTGCTGCTTTGAGCACTAAACCAGCATCTGTGCCTGATACGCTGGctgaattctttttttaaatgttctcaTTAGCAACTCCGTAAAATCTTTCCGTTTATTTCTATTGAATACAGATGCTTAACTTGCACAGCGTGCTAGTTCCCCGATCAGGGTTTGTTTTCTAAGCTCTCTGCATCAGGGTTTGGGGGATAAAACTTagctgcagctgggaggagcTCCGGGAAAAGCTGTGGCCGGCACCCGCCGGGTTTCGTACGcgcctgcctgtgctccccGCTAAGGCACGCACAGCCTCGGACCCAGCTGCCTTGTCCACACCGACTATTTCTGTATCAGGTCACCAGCTTATCAGGACATACGTTCTGTACGAGCACAGAAACCCGAGGAGCCTGCCTTTGTCACCGGCAGAGGAGTTGCGGAGTCCTGCTCGGGCTCGGAGCTCCTTTTGTTACAGGGCGGCTGCGGCGCAGTTCTCCGCAATCCcattaaaagcttttctcctgccaCCTTCGCTCCTCGGTGTCCCTGGCAAGCAAATTCCTTCTCCTAAGCTCTGCCCCATGTCTGACCGAGCAGGGGGAGCTCcccaggctccagcccctcgCTAAGCAGCGTCGGCTGCCGCGCTTGACCGAACAGCAGCGATAGCTCAGCCTTACCCCGACCGCGAGCTCTGCTTCTCCTCTTGTTATTCTTTGTCTTCTTAAACTTTCACGTCATCTCTCCCCTCATCCTGGCTTGCGGCTCGCTGCTCGCTCGGCTCCTCTTTGCTCCGCTGCTGACAGCCAGCTGTtgtctctgcctttttttttttttttttttttttgttgctggttGTCGTGGAGATACGAAGTTTCGTGTTACATGTGTGccaaagagggagggagaggagccgCCGCAGGCTGAGCCAGAGCCGGTGCCAGCTCCCCGGGGCGCCCGAAGGCCGGCACTTGTTGCTGGCTTCCTCTGTGCATCTCCTCCGAGAGAGGAGTTTCTTCTTTACCTTTTAATGACGCCTTTTTCTGGCGTGAGACTTGAATCGATTCCCTGCCTGCGATAGTTTGGGGCGATGTTAAAGTGAAtaacttttctttctgctgcccGGTTTCCTTCTGGCTCCTGGGAGAAGGAGCTTTTCTCCTGTGCTCATTGAAAGGGCAGAGCAAGTGCTCACAAGGACAGGGCAGCTCTGTGAGAGACCTGCGGcgagcagggcagcagggacaatgcTGGGGCAGTGAATTTGATGCTGGGATGGTGAATTTGCTCCGTGCCCTTGGCCAAGTCATGTACTCTCTTGATGCTGAGCTTTTCACTTCTTGTATTCTGGGGACAGCTGACTGTCACTGTCTTGTCTCAGAGAGTGAAGCTCGGGTGATGATGAAAGGACACAGTCCTTCAGACAGGTGCAAATTTAGAAGTTCTCATCAACCTCATGACTTGCTCTTCTATTTGATAAAGCTCATTAAGTGGCTTTTGCTTGACAACTGCATAACTAATTTGTCCTCATAtgatttttatcctttttaaccctttcacTTCACATTATTCCAAGACTTGCTGAGTTGTTTATTTCAGGGAGCATTTCTGATGAGGCTCTGTACCCTCTGGCTTACACAAGGGAATGCTTTATTCTGGTGGTTTTTGGGAGAGACAGAGCTTCTTTTGGGATATGTGACTTTGCATCTTCTCTGGCTGTCCATCTGCTTCTCTTAATTGCAGGAATAGGACTCCTGTTGTGGTGTATAAAAACAAGGACTACCAAAACTACACAAGTGCAGGCAGCTTTGTGGTCAGTTTAGCACTTTCCTGAAATGCATTGCCACAGACAAAAATGTGTTAATAAACCTCATTGTTATTTGCTCTTCATCCCATTCCATAATGTCAGATGGGGGGGGAGGGGATGTCTGAAATGACATAATGATTTTGTTTAGGCATTTCAGAGACCAGTGGTCAGCTCATTCGTACTCTTTTTGAAGGGCAGAGGGAGACAAATAATACAGTTGAATATTTAAAAGATGCAATAATTTAGGATGTGTATAATAATACAAACTACCATTAATTTATGTAAATCATCTCCATCTCGTGGGCATTAGTCAGGTGTTGGTGTGACAGGGGAAGCTTTCCCCTCACATGTTAATGCATAACCAACTGTCTTTCAGGAACTCTT
This window encodes:
- the SMIM5 gene encoding small integral membrane protein 5, which translates into the protein MSSESFLKEVQAIGEKFLLKLQKLPKAEPVEIVSFSVVLLFIVTVLVLMIIACSCCCCSCCGCDGRPDPRRKSQVSPAAHS